A window of the Henckelia pumila isolate YLH828 chromosome 3, ASM3356847v2, whole genome shotgun sequence genome harbors these coding sequences:
- the LOC140887768 gene encoding phenylacetaldehyde reductase-like: MSVSANTVCVTGASGYIASWLVKFLLLRGYIVKASVRDPNDPKKTQHLLSLDGAKERLHLMKADLLEQGSFDALVDGCDGVFHTASPFFHAVTHPQSELIDPALRGTLNVLGSCAKTPSVRRVVLTSSIAAVAYNGQPRTPEVVVDETWWSDPEVCKQMQLWYVLSKTLAEDAAWKFVKERGIDMVAINPAMVIGPLLQPTLNTSSAVILNMINGAETYPNTTFGWVNVKDVANAHILAFENPLANGRYCLVESVAHYSEIVNLLRELYPNFQVPEKCADDKPFVPKYQVSKEKAKSIGVEFIPLKQSIKETVESLKEKNFFRAI; encoded by the exons ATGAGTGTGAGTGCAAATACAGTTTGTGTAACTGGAGCATCTGGATATATAGCCTCGTGGCTTGTCAAATTCCTGCTCCTGCGCGGTTATATTGTCAAGGCATCTGTTCGGGATCCCA ATGATCCAAAGAAGACACAGCACTTGCTGTCACTTGATGGAGCCAAAGAGAGACTTCACTTGATGAAAGCAGATCTACTTGAACAAGGATCCTTTGATGCACTAGTTGATGGCTGTGATGGTGTTTTTCACACCGCATCTCCTTTTTTCCATGCTGTCACTCATCCACAA TCAGAGTTGATTGATCCTGCACTAAGGGGGACTTTGAACGTTCTTGGATCATGTGCAAAAACACCGTCAGTGAGGAGGGTTGTATTGACATCGTCTATAGCTGCTGTAGCTTACAATGGTCAACCTCGAACACCTGAGGTTGTAGTTGATGAAACTTGGTGGTCTGACCCAGAAGTTTGCAAACAGATGCAG CTATGGTACGTGCTTTCGAAGACGCTGGCTGAGGATGCTGCCTGGAAGTTTGTCAAAGAGAGAGGGATTGACATGGTTGCCATAAACCCGGCAATGGTAATTGGTCCTCTATTGCAGCCAACACTCAACACAAGTTCCGCTGTGATCTTGAACATGATCAATG GTGCAGAAACATACCCAAATACGACATTTGGATGGGTGAATGTCAAAGATGTTGCAAATGCACACATTCTGGCATTTGAGAATCCTTTGGCGAATGGGAGATATTGTCTGGTAGAGAGTGTTGCACACTACTCAGAGATTGTTAATCTGTTGCGAGAACTGTACCCTAATTTTCAAGTGCCTGAAAA ATGTGCCGATGACAAGCCATTTGTGCCCAAGTACCAGGTCTCAAAAGAAAAGGCGAAAAGCATAGGTGTCGAGTTTATTCCTCTGAAACAAAGCATCAAGGAAACTGTTGAAAGCTTGAAGGAGAAGAACTTCTTTAGAGCTATTTGA
- the LOC140886573 gene encoding photosystem II 5 kDa protein, chloroplastic-like, giving the protein MASTFTITSFLGGKQLLTTTPRHGVVAVRASLESEKMAMKEERSSSRRDMMLAVVAVAACSAAKVAMADEPKPGTSAAKKKYVPICVTMPTARICRK; this is encoded by the coding sequence ATGGCTTCCACCTTTACCATCACCTCATTCTTGGGTGGCAAGCAGCTCCTAACCACCACTCCTCGTCATGGGGTGGTGGCGGTGAGGGCTTCGCTGGAGTCTGAAAAGATGGCGATGAAAGAAGAGAGAAGCAGCAGTAGGAGAGACATGATGCTTGCGGTGGTGGCAGTCGCTGCATGCTCAGCTGCCAAGGTGGCCATGGCCGATGAGCCAAAGCCTGGGACTTCAGCTGCTAAGAAGAAATATGTACCAATTTGCGTTACAATGCCCACCGCACGCATTTGTCGCAAGTAA
- the LOC140886572 gene encoding sulfite reductase 1 [ferredoxin], chloroplastic-like: MKISTSAAAVEHSKLPIPRSFNGFGNASISHLLRRRLQVFRPSFPPASSIRAVSSPVKPDASVEPKRSKVEIFKEQSNFIRYPLNEEILTDASNINEAATQLIKFHGSYQQYNRDERGVKSYSFMLRTKNPSGKVSNKLYLVMDDLADEFGIGTLRLTTRQTFQLHGVLKKDLKTVMSSIIRSMGSTLGACGDLNRNVLAPAAPLYQKDYLFAQETAENIAALLTPQSGFYYDIWVDGEKLMTAESPEVTKARDDNSNGTNFPDSPEPIYGTQFLPRKFKVAVTVPTDNSVDIFTNDIGVVVVSDADGEPQGFNIYVGGGMGRTHRLESTFPQLAEPLGYVPKEDILYAVKAIVVTQRENGRRDDRKYSRMKYLLSSWGIEKFRTVVEEYYGKKFEPCCELPEWEFKSYLGWHEQGDNGLFCGIHVDNGRVKGEMKRTLREVIEKYNLNVRITPNQNIILCDIQPAWKSSITTALAQGGLLQPGNIDPLNLTAMACPAFPLCPLAVTEAERGIPNILKQVRAIFEKVGLKYDESVVIRVTGCPNGCARPYMAELGLVGDGPNSYQIWLGGTRNQTALAKTFKDKVKVQDLEKVLEPLFYHWKHRRLSEESFGDFTVRMGKEKLVELVEEWAGIQTAQP; encoded by the exons ATGAAGATTTCCACCAGCGCCGCCGCAGTCGAGCACTCCAAGCTCCCTATTCCCAGAAGCTTTAATGGCTTTGGAAACGCTTCCATTTCTCATTTGCTCCGCCGACGCCTTCAAGTTTTCCGACCCTCCTTTCCTCCTGCGTCTTCCATTAGAGCCGTCTCCTCA CCGGTGAAGCCTGATGCTTCTGTTGAACCGAAACGCAGTAAAGTTGAAATCTTTAAAGAGCAAAGTAACTTCATAAGGTATCCTCTCAACGAGGAAATACTAACAGATGCCTCTAATATTAATGAAGCCGCCACACAATTAATCAAGTTTCATGGTAGCTATCAACAATATAATCGAGATGAACGTGGTGTGAAGTCTTACTCGTTCATGCTTCGTACGAAAAACCCCAGTGGCAAGGTTTCGAACAAACTGTATCTCGTCATGGATGATTTAGCGGATGAATTTGGGATTGGAACACTTCGGTTGACAACCAGGCAAACATTTCAACTCCATGGTGTTTTGAAGAAAGACCTTAAGACAGTGATGAGTTCAATAATCAGAAGCATGGGCTCTACTCTTGGTGCGTGTGGTGATCTGAACAGAAACGTTCTTGCTCCTGCAGCACCACTTTACCAGAAAGATTACTTGTTCGCCCAAGAAACTGCGGAAAATATTGCAGCACTTTTAACTCCTCAGTCGGGCTTTTACTATGATATTTGGGTTGATGGCGAGAAGCTTATGACTGCAGAATCTCCTGAAGTAACTAAAGCCCGTGATGATAATTCCAATGGCACAAATTTTCCTGATTCACCCGAGCCGATTTATGGAACTCAGTTTTTACCGAGGAAGTTCAAAGTTGCAGTGACTGTGCCTACAGACAACTCAGTTGATATTTTTACGAATGACATTGGTGTAGTTGTCGTGTCAGATGCTGATGGAGAACCTCAAGGCTTTAACATATAT GTTGGTGGCGGAATGGGAAGAACACATAGACTGGAGAGTACTTTCCCTCAGCTGGCGGAACCACTGGGTTATGTACCAAAAGAGGATATATTATATGCCGTGAAGGCTATTGTCGTCACGCAAAGAGAAAACGGGAGAAGAGATGATCGCAAGTACAGTAGAATGAAGTACTTGCTTAGTTCGTGGGGAATTGAGAAGTTCAGAACCGTTGTTGAAGAATACTATGGAAAGAAGTTTGAACCTTGCTGTGAATTACCTGAGTGGGAATTTAAGAGTTACTTGGGGTGGCACGAACAG GGAGACAATGGATTGTTTTGTGGGATTCACGTGGACAATGGCCGAGTGAAGGGGGAAATGAAAAGGACTTTAAGAGAAGTAATTGAAAAGTATAATTTGAATGTCCGAATTACACCAAACCAGAATATCATCTTGTGTGATATTCAACCTGCATGGAAGAGCTCCATCACCACAGCTCTTGCTCAGGGTGGCCTTCTG CAACCAGGGAATATAGATCCGCTTAACTTGACAGCAATGGCCTGTCCGGCTTTTCCACTTTGCCCGCTAGCAGTTACAGAAGCCGAGCGTGGAATACCTAACATCCTTAAACAAGTTCGAGCTATATTTGAGAAG GTTGGTCTCAAGTATGACGAATCTGTGGTGATACGGGTAACTGGTTGCCCGAATGGTTGTGCTAGACCGTACATGGCTGAACTTGGCTTGGTTGGTGATGGGCCAAACAGTTATCAG ATTTGGCTAGGCGGAACTCGTAACCAAACGGCACTAGCAAAAACATTCAAGGACAAAGTTAAGGTACAAGATCTTGAGAAAGTTTTGGAGCCTTTATTTTATCACTGGAAACACAGAAGGCTCTCTGAAGAATCATTTGGCGACTTCACAGTCCGGATG GGTAAAGAAAAGCTTGTGGAACTGGTGGAAGAATGGGCAGGAATACAAACCGCACAACCTTAA